In the genome of Pigmentiphaga litoralis, one region contains:
- a CDS encoding magnesium and cobalt transport protein CorA produces the protein MQQTSMVINSVAYRDGGKVGDVPMADISEVLKEPGTFVWLGLYEPDDTLLRDVQSEFGLHELAVEDALHAHQRPKIETYGDTVFVVLNTAQLVDEHIVFGETHLFVGSNFIVSVRHGASTTYASLREKCERTPQQLGRGPGYVLYAVLDFVVDHYQPIANQLEDVFQELEKEIFNDRFDRAAIGRLYQLKSQLLRLRSAVLPVQEICSQLIRFHDNLVPKDLRAYFRDVEDHVNRIVALLDAISEMLTTAIQVNLAIVTVGQGEVVKRLAGWGAILAIPTVVFSLYGMNFEFMPELKWHYAYPTVVATTVAGCCVLYRRLRRAEWI, from the coding sequence ATGCAACAGACATCGATGGTCATCAATTCGGTCGCCTACCGCGACGGCGGCAAGGTCGGCGACGTGCCGATGGCCGATATCAGCGAGGTGCTGAAAGAGCCCGGCACGTTTGTGTGGCTAGGGCTATACGAGCCCGACGACACCCTGCTGCGCGACGTGCAGTCAGAGTTCGGCCTGCACGAACTGGCGGTGGAAGATGCTCTGCACGCGCACCAGCGGCCCAAGATCGAAACCTATGGCGACACGGTGTTCGTGGTGCTGAACACGGCGCAACTGGTGGACGAACACATTGTTTTCGGCGAGACGCACTTGTTTGTCGGCAGCAACTTCATTGTGTCCGTTCGCCACGGCGCGTCGACAACCTATGCCTCGTTGCGGGAAAAATGCGAACGGACGCCGCAGCAGTTGGGGCGCGGACCCGGCTACGTGCTGTATGCGGTACTCGATTTTGTCGTCGACCATTACCAGCCGATCGCCAACCAGCTTGAAGACGTCTTCCAGGAGCTGGAAAAGGAGATCTTCAACGACCGCTTCGACCGCGCCGCGATTGGCCGCCTGTACCAACTGAAAAGCCAGTTGCTGCGCCTGCGGTCTGCGGTCCTGCCGGTGCAGGAAATCTGCTCGCAGCTGATCCGCTTTCATGACAACCTGGTGCCGAAAGATCTGCGGGCGTACTTTCGCGACGTGGAAGACCACGTGAACCGGATCGTGGCCCTGCTCGACGCCATCAGCGAAATGTTGACGACGGCGATCCAGGTCAACCTGGCGATCGTGACGGTAGGCCAGGGCGAGGTGGTCAAACGCCTGGCGGGATGGGGCGCTATCCTGGCCATTCCGACCGTGGTCTTCAGCCTGTACGGCATGAACTTCGAGTTCATGCCCGAGCTGAAGTGGCATTACGCCTATCCGACCGTGGTCGCGACGACGGTGGCCGGATGCTGTGTGCTGTACCGGCGGCTGCGGCGGGCCGAATGGATCTGA
- a CDS encoding MFS transporter produces the protein MFVALAIASALLGSSVPSPLYPHYQEIWHLSSSFVSAVFATYAIGVLMSLTLLGRIADRIRDRRVIVLSGLGVIGLGSVIFAFATTPAWLLVGRLFAGAGTGAMVGAANAALVELDPRDDQQRAAVIGTMAFTAGGALGPVLSGLALQWNLWPTVLPFLAILVTAVCAFVGILASPWVHRPFVPPSQRTGAPPISARTLFASLGFPFLIAMAALMMSWSVGSVFMAASSTIATHLVGILNPALTGLLVFLFQAMGSVSQLAFRTVRFQTSITWGVLVVALAQVGFFLSAWAHSPVGFLIATAFAGLGYGAAFVGAAGLTNYIAPSASRVTVVSWFYVAGYVGGNALPALAVGVLADAFGLFAAVGIFSAVVMAGGIYTLLRNRQLQVAPTPAR, from the coding sequence CGTCGCCGCTCTATCCGCACTACCAGGAAATCTGGCACCTGAGCTCCAGCTTCGTGTCGGCGGTGTTCGCCACCTACGCCATCGGCGTGCTGATGTCATTGACGCTGCTGGGCCGGATCGCGGACCGCATTCGTGACCGGCGCGTCATCGTGCTGTCGGGGCTGGGCGTGATCGGCCTTGGGTCGGTGATCTTTGCGTTTGCCACGACGCCGGCCTGGTTGCTGGTCGGGCGCCTGTTCGCGGGCGCCGGCACGGGCGCGATGGTGGGCGCGGCCAATGCGGCCCTGGTAGAGCTGGACCCGCGCGACGACCAGCAGCGGGCGGCGGTGATCGGCACGATGGCGTTCACGGCGGGGGGCGCCTTGGGGCCGGTGCTGAGTGGGCTGGCGTTGCAGTGGAATCTGTGGCCAACGGTGCTGCCCTTCCTGGCGATCCTGGTGACCGCGGTGTGTGCGTTTGTTGGCATCCTGGCATCGCCCTGGGTGCACCGGCCCTTTGTGCCGCCCAGCCAGCGCACCGGCGCGCCGCCCATATCGGCGCGCACGCTGTTCGCGTCGTTGGGGTTTCCGTTCCTGATCGCGATGGCGGCGCTGATGATGTCGTGGTCGGTCGGGTCCGTCTTCATGGCAGCCAGTTCGACGATCGCGACGCACCTGGTCGGCATCCTGAACCCTGCGCTGACTGGCTTGCTGGTGTTCCTGTTCCAGGCCATGGGCAGCGTCAGCCAGCTCGCCTTCCGGACCGTGCGATTCCAGACCTCGATCACATGGGGGGTGCTGGTGGTTGCACTGGCGCAGGTGGGCTTCTTCCTGTCCGCGTGGGCGCACAGCCCGGTGGGCTTTCTGATCGCCACGGCGTTCGCGGGCCTGGGGTATGGCGCGGCGTTCGTGGGCGCGGCGGGCCTGACCAACTACATTGCGCCGTCCGCGTCGCGGGTCACGGTGGTGTCGTGGTTCTATGTGGCGGGGTATGTGGGCGGCAATGCCTTGCCTGCCCTGGCGGTGGGTGTGCTGGCCGATGCCTTCGGACTGTTCGCCGCGGTGGGCATCTTCAGCGCCGTCGTGATGGCAGGCGGGATCTATACCCTGCTGCGCAACCGCCAGTTGCAGGTGGCGCCCACGCCGGCGCGCTAG